One part of the Malus sylvestris chromosome 2, drMalSylv7.2, whole genome shotgun sequence genome encodes these proteins:
- the LOC126601478 gene encoding uncharacterized protein LOC126601478 — MPAFPTFTGEDSSVSSRDHIFKFSNHCVAYEDNPNYKLRLFGNSLAGLASQWYSLLPPNSIANWGQMEMAFHEQFYRIEPELTINDLVEVKQYDHESTEDFMMRFRKTRMRCQFPVNQAQLISIAQRALKLPLRKRFYDAQFNELQELVIAATKYERLLQEEQQVKHTSKTPPFYKNKATIHHVEVGEAGPECKDDHEEKSIDVCAAEMTTPFKPLTIKGLVQPVKDQKIVMNDGGFVPMKPPKYQSYSFDLTNAPEIYEELVRARVILPDSTKKMPKPEELRGKKYCKLHYTFNHSIVNCVQFRDWVQDLIVKGKLLLDSPQASMMVDTNPFPEAPISMIDLVFKESGLSTE; from the coding sequence atgcccgcattcccGACTTTCACAGGGGAAGATAGCAGTGTGTCCTCCAGagatcatattttcaaattttctaatcACTGTGTGGCGTATGAGGACAATCCAAACTACAAATTGAGGTTGTTTGGAAATTCACTAGCAGGATTGGCATCTCAATGGTATTCTCTATTACCCCCCAATTCCATTGctaactgggggcaaatggagatggctttccatgaacAGTTCTACAGGATAGAGCCAGAGCTCACCATTAATGATCTGGTAGAAGTGAAACAATATGATCATGAGTCCACCGAAGATTTTATGATGAGGTTCAGGAAGACAAGGATGAGATGTCAGTTCCCTGTCAACCAGGCACAGCTCATATCCATTGCTCAAAGGGCTTTAAAATTACCTTTGAGAAAAAGGTTCTATGATGCACAGTTTAATGAGCTACAAGAGTTGGTGATTGCTGCTACTAAGTATGAGAGGCTGTTACAGGAGGAACAGCAGGTAAAACATACTTCCAAAACTCCTCCGTTCTACAAAAATAAAGCTACTATTCACCATGTAGAGGTAGGGGAAGCCGGACCCGAATGCAAAGATGATCATGAGGAGAAGAGTATAGATGTGTGTGCTGCTGAGATGACCACACCCTTCAAGCCATTGACGATCAAAGGGTTAGTCCAACCAGTCAAGGACCAGAAGATcgtgatgaatgatggtgggTTCGTACCCATGAAACCCCCAAAGTATCAAAGTTATTCTTTCGATCTAACCAATGCGCCAGAAATCTATGAAGAACTTGTGCGGGCAAGAGTCATTTTGCCCGACAGCACCAAAAAGATGCCCAAGCCCGAGGAACTCAGGGGGAAGAAGTATTGTAAGTTGCATTATACCTTCAACCACTCTATAGTcaattgtgtccagtttagGGACTGGGTACAGGATCTTATAGTGAAGGGGAAGTTACTACTCGATTCACCTCAGGCTAGTATGATGGTGGATACTAACCCTTTCCCCGAAGCTCCTATTAGCATGATCGACCTCGTTTTCAAGGAGTCGGGGTTATCAACAGAGTAA
- the LOC126589343 gene encoding F-box protein At5g67140-like: protein MEGEAEIDRLPIDLLAHIFVLITSFTDLAQASGVCRKWKQAVKQSLGRRESLSFAGWKMDDDSTARLLRSAYSLKELDISRRRWGCQITDTGLYRISMAKCISNLTSISLWGITGITDKGVVQLISRANSLHHLNIGGTFITDDSLYAIAHSCPHLKTIILWSCRHVTENGLFVLVNCCRKLESINVWGTRVPVDCFIALLTISPALKIKPRGLSLSVDASMLPLA, encoded by the exons ATGGAGGGAGAGGCGGAGATTGATCGGTTGCCAATAGACCTCTTGGCTCATATATTTGTTCTCATCACCTCCTTCACTGATTTAGCCCA GGCAAGCGGTGTTTGCCGGAAATGGAAACAGGCGGTGAAGCAGTCTTTGGGGCGGAGGGAGAGTTTGAGCTTTGCTGGTTGGAAGATGGACGATGACTCCACCGCCCGTTTGCTTCGCTCTGCTTACAGCCTCAAAGAGCTCGACAT TTCAAGGCGTCGTTGGGGTTGCCAGATAACCGACACTGGATTGTACAGAATATCTATGGCAAAGTGTATCAGCAACTTAACATCCATATCGCTATGGGGCATCACAGGGATCACAGATAAAGGTGTTGTTCAACTG ATATCAAGAGCTAACTCCTTGCACCACCTGAATATCGGTGGCACATTTATCACAGATGACTCGTTATATGCCATTGCTCATAGCTGTCCGCATTTGAAG ACCATCATCCTGTGGAGCTGCCGTCATGTAACCGAGAACGGCCTCTTTGTTCTAGTAAACTGTTGCCGCAAGCTTGAATCCATCAATGTATGGGGGACGAGAGTTCCTGTAGACTGCTTCATTGCTTTGCTAACCATCAGTCCGGCGCTAAAGATAAAACCCAGAGGACTGTCGTTAAGTGTGGACGCTTCGATGTTGCCCCTCGCATAA
- the LOC126589335 gene encoding PI-PLC X domain-containing protein At5g67130-like yields MPPCSAEHGGVSRASSTVVLFLLLFSVLATISTACSNGNCQVLDACAAATDCGPGLYCGNCPASGKNQPVCTRGQAIVPTSIINGLPFNKYTWLATHNSFSIVDAPPVAGVQRLTFYNQEDTVTNQLRNGVRGLMLDMYDFENDIWLCHSFKGQCFNFTAFQPAINTLTEVETFLSQNPTEIVTIIIEDYVKTPKGLTTLFTNAGLDKYWFPVAKMPRKGEDWPTVTEMVQENHRLLVFTSDASKEAQEGVAYQWKYMVENEAGDPGVKPGSCPKRKESKPLNSKSASLFFQNYFSTYPVEAEACEEHSSPLEQMVGTCYKAAGVMPNFLAVNFYMRSDGGGVFDAVDRMNGPVLCGCSTVSACQAGAPSGSCKNISVPTRSPVTNNAGSFTGSVQFSRSASTVYSANRLVVFLFYLPLMVFWL; encoded by the exons ATGCCTCCGTGCTCGGCGGAACACGGCGGCGTATCCAGAGCTTCGTCAACTGTCGTCCTCTTCCTGCTACTCTTCTCAGTCCTGGCCACCATTTCCACTGCTTGCTCCAACGGCAATTGCCag GTTCTAGATGCTTGTGCGGCGGCGACGGACTGCGGGCCGGGTCTTTACTGTGGCAACTGCCCTGCTTCCGGTAAGAATCAGCCCGTTTGCACCAGAGGCCAAGCAATCGTACCCACTTCAATT ATTAATGGGTTGCCATTCAACAAGTACACATGGTTGGCGACTCATAATTCTTTCAGCATCGTTGATGCACCGCCCGTGGCTGGTGTTCAAAGACTCACATTTTACAACCAAGAGGACACTGTTACTAACCAGTTGAGG aatgGAGTGAGAGGGCTGATGTTGGATATGTACGATTTTGAGAATGATATCTGGCTTTGTCATTCCTTTAAGGGGCAATGTTTCAACTTCACtgcattt CAACCTGCAATTAACACTTTGACGGAAGTGGAAACATTTTTAAGTCAGAACCCAACAGAGATTGTGACCATTATAATTGAGGACTACGTGAAAACTCCAAAGGGGTTAACGACATTGTTTACCAATGCTGGGTTAGATAAGTATTGGTTTCCTGTAGCGAAAATGCCAAGAAAGGGTGAAGATTGGCCCACTGTTACTGAGATGGTGCAAGAGAATCATCGGCTTCTTGTTTTTACGTCTGATGCTTCAAAGGAAGCACAGGAAGGAGTAGCTTACCAGTGGAAATACATGGTGGAAAACGAAG CTGGAGATCCTGGGGTAAAACCAGGTTCATGCCCGAAGAGAAAAGAATCAAAGCCTCTGAATTCAAAAAGTGCAtctcttttctttcaaaattATTTCTCAACATATCCTGTTGAAGCTGAAGCTTGCGAAGAGCATTCAAGTCCACTGGAGCAGATGGTCGGTACCTGTTATAAAGCTGCAGGGGTGATGCCGAATTTTTTGGCAGTCAACTTTTACATG AGGAGTGATGGAGgaggtgtgtttgatgctgTTGATAGAATGAATGGTCCAGTGCTTTGCGGGTGTAGTACTGTCAGTGCCTGCCAG GCTGGAGCACCTTCTGGATCTTGCAAGAATATTTCTGTACCAACTAGAAGTCCAGTGACCAACAATGCAGGAAGCTTTACTGGCTCTGTTCAGTTTTCAAGGTCTGCTTCAACAGTCTATTCTGCAAATCGCTTGGTTGTCTTCTTGTTTTATCTTCCGTTGATGGTATTTTGGCTATGA